Proteins co-encoded in one Capsicum annuum cultivar UCD-10X-F1 chromosome 9, UCD10Xv1.1, whole genome shotgun sequence genomic window:
- the LOC107842390 gene encoding proton pump-interactor 1, with product MDSQSEKNNLMKENEKMNPGVEVNEPIKFGSHGTKESIKEEGKKVPVIGLRKEAAEDWPEPRKIHSFYLVRYRRFEDQNLKSKFDQAEKELQKMNQARFQLIEKLRAIRAERSQLIGQRKSVSAENQEFWTVIEGKRKEIKPLQDALGKLRGPRKDGREGVSTLCSSEEELDNLIKSLQYRIQHESITLTEEKKILREIKQLEGTRGGVKEQVALRAQIQDSMGEKETIQKQVKLISGNLDGVHKEQQAVKAKRKILDDQLDANTCQIKSLDEELKEVTKKRDTAFVRLQELRNQREEANAPFYKNFALLQKAKLLAAKKDTEALKELSLTEVDKFISLWSGKPFRDDYERRILTSLDIRQLSRDGRMRNPDEKPLVLPQAQTVPQTEIVEKTTAKPKPSKEEAVPAQKVNKEKITKKPKDAINKVTESTTKKYVFDVEEEIHGLEKQPKDVKPKIKESDDDAKLKEMKREEEIAKNRQAMERKKKKAEKAAAKAAIKAQKEAEKRKLKELEKKAKKAGASVLGQDSTEEPTETAAEVAEEEKVEENIETSVAPKRKEGKGKNVKHQPIRAKGTEIPKTILKRKKAMNYWLWAAPAALVVPLLLLAYTHFV from the exons ATGGACTCTCAAAGTGAAAAGAACAACCTTATGAAGGAAAATGAGAAAATGAATCCTGGTGTAGAGGTTAATGAGCCGATAAAATTTGGCTCTCATGGTACTAAAGAATCTATTAAGGAGGAAGGGAAAAAAGTTCCTGTGATCGGCCTCCGGAAGGAAGCAGCTGAGGACTGGCCTGAACCTAGGAAGATCCATTCTTTCTACCTTGTTAGATATCGGAGATTTGAGGACCAAAATCTCAAGTCCAAATTTGATCAGGCAGAAAAAGAGCTACAAAAAATGAACCAAGCAAGATTTCAGCTTATTGAAAAACTGCGGGCCATAAGG GCAGAAAGATCACAGTTGATAGGCCAAAGGAAATCTGTGAGTGCTGAGAATCAGGAGTTTTGGACAGTAATTGAAGGGAAGAGAAAGGAAATAAAACCTCTTCAGGATGCCTTGGGAAAGCTCCGTGGTCCTAGGAAAGATGGGAGAGAGGGGGTTTCGACTCTGTGTTCATCTGAGGAGGAGCTTGATAATCTT ATTAAGAGTTTGCAATACCGCATTCAGCATGAAAGCATTACTCTGACTGAAGAGAAGAAAATTCTAAGAGAAATTAAACAACTTGAAGGAACAAGGGGAGGGGTTAAAGAACAAGTGGCTCTGAGGGCACAAATTCAAGATTCAATGGGTGAAAAAGAAACAATCCAAAAGCAGGTCAAG CTTATAAGTGGTAACCTTGATGGGGTTCATAAGGAGCAACAAGCGGTTAAGGCCAAGCGGAAGATACTAGATGATCAGCTCGATGCCAATACCTGCCAGATTAAGTCTTTGGATGAGGAATTGAAGGAAGTAACAAAGAAGAGGGACACAGCTTTTGTACGTCTTCAGGAATTGAGAAATCAACGCGAAGAAGCG AATGCTCCTTTCTACAAAAACTTTGCACTGTTGCAAAAGGCAAAATTGCTAGCAGCCAAGAAGGATACTGAAGCCCTTAAAGAACTCTCACTTACTGAG GTCGATAAATTCATCTCCCTATGGAGTGGTAAGCCCTTTAGGGATGACTATGAGAGGAGAATTTTGACATCACTTGATATTAGGCAGTTGAGCCGGGATGGCAGGATGAGGAACCCTGATGAGAAGCCTCTGGTGTTACCACAGGCGCAGACTGTTCCACAgactgagattgttgagaaaACTACTGCTAAACCTAAACCATCAAAGGAAGAAGCAGTGCCTGCTCAGAAAGTAAACAAAGAGAAGATTACCAAGAAGCCGAAAGATGCAATTAACAAAGTTACTGAAAGTACAACAAAAAAGTACGTCTTTGATGTTGAAGAGGAGATCCATGGTTTAGAAAAGCAACCCAAGGATGTGAAACCCAAAATCAAGGAATCTGATGATGACGCAAAATTGAAGGAAATGAAGAGAGAGGAGGAGATTGCGAAAAATCGGCAGGCAAtggagaggaagaagaagaaggcagAGAAAGCAGCTGCCAAAGCAGCAATAAAAGCTCAGAAAGAAGCTGAAAAGAGGAAGCTCAAG GAACTTGAGAAGAAAGCGAAGAAGGCTGGAGCTTCTGTTCTTGGTCAGGACTCTACTGAGGAACCAACTGAAACAGCTGCAGAGGTTGCTGAGGAAGAGAAGGTGGAGGAAAACATTGAAACATCAGTTGCACCTAAGCGCAAGGAGGGGAAAGGGAAAAATGTCAAGCATCAACCAATACGTGCAAAAGGCACAGAAATTCCTAAAACTATACTGAAGCGCAAAAAGGCAATGAACTATTGGCTATGGGCTGCTCCTGCTGCTCTTGTAGTTCCCCTACTTCTTTTAGCATACACACATTTTGTCTAG